A portion of the Diprion similis isolate iyDipSimi1 chromosome 4, iyDipSimi1.1, whole genome shotgun sequence genome contains these proteins:
- the LOC124405938 gene encoding transcription factor Sp8-like: MAQVMQYQQNYNACMITREWFGFEYVLIAMSGMPSMSPMAGMTPMSSLSMQMHHQSHVMDYGGGVHYPSYNPAPHHFQSPNQSSYWFSAPTSSHNQISEPLTPSYTMQSMPCSPSSWSTQTHLPQVIPPQQYPMPPTPPGLPTSPQTHATPYQWPPMSLTPPAEHRLIAGEEAKPASRKCTRCQCPNCLMDGVAPLNADGKRQHICHVLGCGKVYGKTSHLKAHIRWHTGERPFVCYWVFCGKKFTRSDELQRHLRTHTGEKRFSCTTCDKKFMRSDHLTKHVKTHENQKRKSSRKDSNKENEAAISTPVPHHPLSPREYHVPGRYPEP; encoded by the exons ATGGCTCAAGTGATGCAGTATCAACAG aattatAATGCGTGCATGATTACAAGAGAGTGGTTTGGTTTTGAATACGTG TTAATTGCCATG TCAGGGATGCCGTCGATGTCACCAATGGCGGGCATGACCCCGATGTCGAGTTTGTCGATGCAGATGCACCACCAGAGCCACGTGATGGACTACGGTGGCGGAGTTCACTATCCTTCCTACAACCCGGCTCCGCACCATTTCCAGTCCCCGAACCAGTCCTCCTACTGGTTTTCGGCTCCGACCTCGAGCCACAACCAAATCTCCGAGCCGCTGACCCCTTCCTACACGATGCAGTCGATGCCGTGCAGCCCGAGCTCCTGGAGCACCCAGACTCATCTGCCCCAGGTGATCCCCCCCCAGCAGTACCCGATGCCCCCGACGCCCCCCGGCCTTCCGACGAGCCCTCAGACCCACGCGACCCCTTATCAGTGGCCCCCGATGTCCTTGACGCCGCCGGCCGAGCACCGGCTGATAGCAGGCGAGGAGGCGAAGCCCGCCTCGAGGAAGTGCACCAGGTGCCAATGCCCGAACTGCCTGATGGACGGCGTGGCGCCCCTGAACGCTGATGGAAAGCGGCAGCACATTTGCCACGTGCTCGGGTGCGGCAAGGTCTACGGAAAGACGTCCCATCTGAAGGCCCACATCCGGTGGCACACCGGTGAACGGCCGTTCGTATGCTACTGGGTATTTTGCGGGAAAAAGTTCACGAGGAGCGACGAACTGCAGCGACACCTGAGGACCCACACCGGGGAAAAGAGGTTCTCCTGCACCACCTGCGACAAGAAGTTCATGCGTAGCGACCATCTCACCAAACATGTTAAGACCCATGAAAACCAGAAGAGAAAGTCCTCGCGGAAGGATTCCAACAAGGAGAATGAGGCCGCTATTTCCACCCCCGTGCCACACCACCCCCTTTCACCCCGGGAATATCACGTCCCTGGACGCTATCCTGAGCCCTGA